One segment of Vespa velutina chromosome 17, iVesVel2.1, whole genome shotgun sequence DNA contains the following:
- the LOC124954990 gene encoding RNA exonuclease 1 homolog, giving the protein MLPSTGYFKTINCPFYENGSCERPYCHFKHAKREDAGGTAGMAGMVETQATCQSQGSKVNAMAASNSDMLQQLVTEAVKKVLADQEVTDTDKFSKTIVSQVVEGLKPSLTSDSASSSEITASNIIGKHMNIPTTITKPVPCVYNPTPIAELKKRHIPVVSYMPTRENRVAVKRKPSPDRIKPWLSVIKDPTSSQTTEITYKPTAISCISDQDSVQSYVPTFKSDSSSSNSYEDSNSNDNIIPKVKEAYYPKSKKRREEYVPKKVKAPLKNVQQLDDTVLDQFEPEFDMIGEILTAATTALSTVPSEESQDYCLDIEPKFSDDEPMPDDTKEKDLSNVDKTSFHNIEKKERDNIHDTKVIDKKRKLDDVENELFNNHRNADDTTTGEKTKSKKRRESNDDKHKERTKEDNMIKKSHRSSSRSSDKHRKDHNRSEKNSKSYKESKSYKSSTTDKQHSSSSFHKDKEKNKSSSHASKDSTNKSKERSRHRNKDSSVERTSKDKHKSNKRERHRSKTYTSSSKSDKHSSNRSHRNHRSRSHNRSRSRGRTRSPSKKEKHEENNSDEKNTLPDERESLSPSESIPGSFERAIFDSSDSEHDVQEECLKIFQEYKVSNHPKVVSIKESAKVENQDNEEVGKKRVAHPSAATSILRQVGPSQPPKRLQNPQQKMYERWRLMREAAAEKAAEKAAEKMTASNKTQIIPLPVIQSANAVNDESVESVSTINNNELQMNGHGRVRIAHVPYAMSLALKKKQVAENVGKLADAKAGDSKTIAQTSKGGVRVAHVPQVVPQLVRPEPLQPTTQKFPLNVRQYYINIMHDVCVQIYTNSEDAAQRAVREEFTCHEKCKALPVYKNSCMLAAHRLRKEVDQNRPSDGITTLASGTISHEAILAGKSKGSWSVLKTKKAITNVKGALLYRVLQKWILTEGLLQDNGFPRPHPDGTKGRAKVYVINTRNQTVLSKVPNERICSRCGQNYMVDKHGFPVQQQNCIYHWGKKFTIRGEGKYSCCQQYGSAIGCCDAKSHVWDYTDYENLRGYIKTLPKDGSEKEKGIYALDCEMCYTTQGLELTRVTVINEEFNVIYETLVKPQNPIIDYNTRFSGITEEDMKDVTTTLLDVQATLLAMFSNETILIGHSLENDFKALRLLHDTVIDTSVIFPHRNGYPQKRALKNLCSDFLKKIIQNDVGGHDSKEDAVACMELILWKIKEESKLV; this is encoded by the exons ATGTTGCCTTCGACCGGTTATTTCAAAACTATAAATTGTCCGTTTTATGAGAACGGATCATGCGAAAGACCCTATTGTCATTTTAAACATGCTAAACGAG AAGATGCAGGAGGTACAGCAGGAATGGCTGGAATGGTGGAGACCCAGGCAACGTGTCAAAGTCAAGGTTCAAAGGTAAATGCCATGGCAGCTTCAAATTCTGATATGTTACAACAATTGGTAACGGAAGCTGTTAAAAAGGTGCTCGCAGATCAAGAAGTTACAGACACAGATAAATTCTCTAAAACTATAGTTTCTCAAGTGGTAGAAGGGCTTAAACCGTCCCTAACTTCTGACTCTGCTTCTTCGTCAGAAATAACTGCTAGTAATATTATTGGAAAGCATATGAATATTCCTACAACCATAACAAAACCTGTTCCTTGTGTTTACAATCCAACGCCTATAGCGGAATTAAAGAAGAGGCATATACCAGTTGTTTCTTATATGCCAACTAGAGAAAATAGAGTGGCTGTAAAACGTAAACCATCTCCTGATAGAATTAAGCCTTGGCTGAGCGTAATTAAAGATCCAACGAGTTCTCAAACAACAGAGATAACTTATAAACCTACCGCAATTTCTTGTATTTCCGACCAAGATTCTGTACAGAGTTATGTACCAACATTTAAATCGGATTCGTCCTCGTCAAATTCATACGAGGATAGTAATTCTAACGACAACATCATACCTAAAGTCAAAGAAGCTTATTATCCAAAatctaaaaagagaagagaagaatacGTTCCAAAGAAGGTAAAAGCTCCATTGAAAAATGTTCAACAATTAGACGATACTGTGTTGGATCAATTCGAGCCGGAGTTTGATATGATCGGAGAAATATTAACGGCCGCAACGACCGCTCTTAGCACAGTACCGAGCGAGGAATCGCAAGATTATTGTTTAGATATAGAGCCAAAGTTTTCCGACGACGAACCTATGCCGGATGATACCAAAGAAAAGGATTTATCTAATGTTGACAAAActtcttttcataatattgaaaagaaggaaagagacaaTATACACGATACAAAGGTCattgataagaaaaggaaactagATGACGTAGAAAATGAACTATTTAATAATCACCGTAATGCCGATGATACTACTACCGGCGAAAAAACTAAAAgcaagaaacgaagagagtcTAACGATGATAAGCAtaaggaaagaacaaaagaggACAATATGATTAAGAAAAGTCATAGAAGTAGCAGTAGAAGTAGTGATAAGCATAGAAAAGACCATAATCGCTCAGAGAAAAATAGTAAGAGTTATAAAGAAAGCAAGAGTTATAAATCTAGTACAACGGACAAACAACATTCTTCGTCGTCATttcataaagataaagaaaaaaataagagcaGTAGTCATGCTTCTAAAGATTCTacaaataaatcgaaagaacGTTCTAGACATAGGAACAAAGATTCATCTGTTGAAAGAACGAGTAAAGATAAACATAAGAGTAATAAACGTGAGAGGCATAGATCAAAAACATATACCTCAAGCTCGAAGTCTGATAAGCATTCATCTAATAGAAGTCATAGAAATCATCGATCTAGATCACATAATAGATCTAGATCAAGAGGTCGGACACGTAGTCCatctaagaaagaaaagcacgAGGAAAATAATAgcgatgaaaaaaatacattgcCCGATGAAAGAGAATCTCTTAGCCCATCCGAATCCATACCAGGTTCTTTCGAGAGAGCTATTTTTGATTCGTCCGATTCTGAGCATGATGTGCAAGAGGAATGTCTTAAAATCTTTCaa GAATATAAAGTTTCCAATCATCCAAAAGTAGTATCGATTAAGGAATCTGCTAAAGTAGAAAATCAAGATAATGAGGAAGTTGGTAAAAAGAGAGTGGCACATCCTTCGGCAGCTACTTCTATATTGCGTCAGGTTGGTCCGAGTCAACCGCCTAAAAGACTTCAAAATCCTCAACAGAAAATGTATGAAAGATGGCGTTTGATGAGGGAAGCGGCCGCTGAAAAGGCCGCTGAAAAGGCTGCCGAAAAAATGACCGCTAGTAATAAAACTCAAATAATACCTCTGCCAGTAATTCAATCTGCCAATGCCGTAAACGATGAGTCAGTCGAGTCCGtttcaacgataaataataatgaattgcAAATGAATGGGCATG GTCGAGTTAGAATCGCCCATGTACCCTATGCTATGTCTCTTGcattaaagaagaaacaagttGCAGAGAATGTAGGAAAATTGGCTGATGCTAAAGCAGGTGATAGTAAAACTATAGCTCAAACTAGTAAGGGTGGTGTACGAGTTGCTCATGTTCCGCAAGTG GTACCGCAGCTTGTACGTCCAGAACCGCTTCAACCTACGACGCAAAAGTTCCCTTTAAATGTTCGTCagtattatattaacattatgcACGATGTATGCGTACAGATCTATACGAACAGTGAGGACGCGGCACAACGTGCTGTACGCGAGGAATTTACGTGTCATGAAAAATGTAAAGCACTTcccgtatataaaaattcgtgTATGTTAGCTGCACATAGATTAAGAAAGGAGGTAGATCAAAATCGACCATCGGATGGTATTACAACGTTAGCTAGTGGTACTATATCACACGAAGCTATCCTCGCTGGAAAATCGAAAGGTTCTTGGAGTGTgttaaaaactaaaaaagcAATAACCAATGTTAAGGGAGCATTATTGTATAGAGTGTTACAAAAATGGATTTTGACTGAAGGACTATTGCAAGATAATGGATTTCCTCGTCCTCATCCAGATGGTACTAAG GGACGTGCTAAAGTTTATGTTATAAACACACGTAATCAAACTGTACTATCGAAAGTGCCTAACGAAAGAATTTGTAGTCGATGTGGTCAAAATTATATGGTTGATAAACACGGATTTCCTGTACAACAACAGAATTGTATATATCattggggaaaaaaatttacgatcaGAGGAGAAGGCAAATATAGCTGTTGTCAACAATATGGATCTGCTATTGGTTGTTGCGACGCTAAATCACACGTATGGGATTATACTGATTATGAAAATCTTCGTGgttatataaaaactttacCGAAAG ATGGctccgaaaaagaaaaaggtatatATGCGCTCGATTGCGAGATGTGTTATACCACGCAAGGATTAGAATTGACAAGGGTAACAGTTATTAATGAAGAATTCAATGTTATATACGAAACGTTAGTTAAACCTCAGAATCCAATAATCGATTACAATACAAg GTTCTCAGGGATTACAGAAGAAGATATGAAAGACGTAACGACAACACTTTTAGATGTTCAAGCTACGCTTCTTGCTATGTTCTCTAATGAAACTATACTAATAGGTCATAGTCttgaaaatgatttcaaaGCACTGAGGTTACTTCATGATACTGTGATAGATACCAGTGTCATATTTCCGCATAGAAATGGTTATCCTCAAAAGCGGGCATTAAAAAATCTTTGTtctgattttttaaaaaagattatacaaAATGATG TTGGTGGTCATGACAGTAAAGAAGATGCTGTAGCGTGTATGGAATTGATACtgtggaaaataaaagaagaatctaAATTAGtataa
- the LOC124955078 gene encoding cytochrome P450 6k1-like isoform X1, with translation MLGYSIDINHFITILFLSLITLFLYSKYKLSYWNRLGVKCPPIHLIFGNFKDIIMFKNPAGVVLQNIYNFGDRDDDPYIGFYIFHKPALMIRDVRLIKQILVKDFNVFSDRIFGGKKEKDSVGLINLLGINQPKWKYLRTKITPTLTGQKLKKMIPLILKCCNPMLEYIDNKLANADDLNEFELKILSSKYTTDVISSLAFGITTNSFNENDTAFWKAGQKILTGTKRGIILIILFFLPEIMTFIEPFSKKPAEFFRRVFWDSMNTREKIGYKREDLIDSLLTLKKGEQISNFKFEGDNLLAQAVAFYIAGFEASSSVITFALYELATHPEYEERLYNEIKKFIKNDEITIEALNEMTFLDAVLEETLRLYPPLPVIDRNTLRDYKLPGTDLTIKEGTPVYISLNGINTDSKYFSNPIQFNPLREKDEKYNSIGCLAFGIGPRSCVGQRLGILITKIAVVTLVMHYKMTLNHNKQNVFSPLTVFTNPASGVHVHLKRRTNKDS, from the exons ATGCTTGGATATTCGATTGACATAAATCATTTCATtaccatattatttttatcattaattacaCTATTTTTGTactcaaaatataaattatcatattgGAATAGACTCGGAGTGAAATGTCCACCGATTCACTTGATATTTGGTAACTTCAAGGACAtcataatgtttaaaaatccAGCAGGAGTGGtacttcaaaatatatataattttggcGACCGTGACGACGACCCATACATCGGTTTCTACATTTTCCATAAGCCAGCTCTGATGATTAGAGATGTGAGgctaataaaacaaattctgGTGAAGGATTTTAACGTGTTTTCCGATCGAATATtcggaggaaagaaagaaaaggattcgGTTGGTTTAATTAATCTTCTTGGCATCAATCAACCAAAATGGAAATACCTGAGAACTAAGATAACACCTACTTTAACGGGACAAAAGTTGAAGAAAATGATtccattgatattaaaatgttgTAATCCAATGTTGGAATATATCGACAATAAACTAGCGAATGCTGATGATTTGAATGAGTTCGAGTTGAAAATTTTAAGTTCGAAATATACTACAGATGTTATCTCATCGTTGGCTTTCGGTATAACGACTAATTCATTCAACGAAAATGATACTGCATTTTGGAAAGCAG gaCAGAAGATATTGACTGGAACAAAGCGTGGTATTATCCTCataatacttttcttcttaccAGAAATTATGACTTTTATTGAACCATTTAGCAAAAAGCCAGCTGAATTCTTTCGTCGTGTATTTTGGGACTCTATGAACACTCGTGAAAAAATTGGTTATAAGAGAGAAGATCTAATAGATTCTTTATTAACTTTGAAGAAAGGAGAACAGATATCTAACTTTA AGTTCGAAGGTGATAATCTATTGGCCCAAGCAGTTGCTTTCTATATTGCCGGCTTTGAAGCATCTTCGTCGGTTATTACATTTGCTCTTTACGAGTTAGCCACTCATCCAGAATACGAAGAACGTTTGTataatgagataaaaaaattcattaaaaatgacGAAATTACGATAGAGGCCTTAAACGAGATGACCTTCTTGGATGCTGTATTAGAAGAAACTTTGAGACTTTATCCTCCTTTGCCAGTAATTGATAGGAATACCTTAAGAGATTATaag CTGCCTGGGACGGATTTGACAATAAAGGAAGGTACACctgtttatatttctcttaatgGCATTAACACAGACAGCAAGTACTTTTCTAATCCAATTCAGTTCAATcctttgagagagaaagacgaaaaataCAATTCTATTGGTTGTCTTGCTTTTGGTATTGGGCCAAGATCATGCGTTG GTCAGAGACTAggaattttaataacaaagataGCAGTGGTCACATTGGTCATGCATTATAAAATGACTCTCAACCATAATAAGCAAAATGTATTTAGTCCTTTAACTGTATTCACGAATCCGGCGAGTGGAGTACACGTGCATTTAAAAAGACGTACGAATAAAGATAGTTAA
- the LOC124955078 gene encoding cytochrome P450 6k1-like isoform X2, with protein MLGYSIDINHFITILFLSLITLFLYSKYKLSYWNRLGVKCPPIHLIFGNFKDIIMFKNPAGVVLQNIYNFGDRDDDPYIGFYIFHKPALMIRDVRLIKQILVKDFNVFSDRIFGGKKEKDSVGLINLLGINQPKWKYLRTKITPTLTGQKLKKMIPLILKCCNPMLEYIDNKLANADDLNEFELKILSSKYTTDVISSLAFGITTNSFNENDTAFWKAGQKILTGTKRGIILIILFFLPEIMTFIEPFSKKPAEFFRRVFWDSMNTREKIGYKREDLIDSLLTLKKGEQISNFKFEGDNLLAQAVAFYIAGFEASSSVITFALYELATHPEYEERLYNEIKKFIKNDEITIEALNEMTFLDAVLEETLRLYPPLPVIDRNTLRDYKLPGTDLTIKEGTPVYISLNGINTDSKYFSNPIQFNPLREKDEKYNSIGCLAFGIGPRSCVGKFTIIFSFSLPFKRL; from the exons ATGCTTGGATATTCGATTGACATAAATCATTTCATtaccatattatttttatcattaattacaCTATTTTTGTactcaaaatataaattatcatattgGAATAGACTCGGAGTGAAATGTCCACCGATTCACTTGATATTTGGTAACTTCAAGGACAtcataatgtttaaaaatccAGCAGGAGTGGtacttcaaaatatatataattttggcGACCGTGACGACGACCCATACATCGGTTTCTACATTTTCCATAAGCCAGCTCTGATGATTAGAGATGTGAGgctaataaaacaaattctgGTGAAGGATTTTAACGTGTTTTCCGATCGAATATtcggaggaaagaaagaaaaggattcgGTTGGTTTAATTAATCTTCTTGGCATCAATCAACCAAAATGGAAATACCTGAGAACTAAGATAACACCTACTTTAACGGGACAAAAGTTGAAGAAAATGATtccattgatattaaaatgttgTAATCCAATGTTGGAATATATCGACAATAAACTAGCGAATGCTGATGATTTGAATGAGTTCGAGTTGAAAATTTTAAGTTCGAAATATACTACAGATGTTATCTCATCGTTGGCTTTCGGTATAACGACTAATTCATTCAACGAAAATGATACTGCATTTTGGAAAGCAG gaCAGAAGATATTGACTGGAACAAAGCGTGGTATTATCCTCataatacttttcttcttaccAGAAATTATGACTTTTATTGAACCATTTAGCAAAAAGCCAGCTGAATTCTTTCGTCGTGTATTTTGGGACTCTATGAACACTCGTGAAAAAATTGGTTATAAGAGAGAAGATCTAATAGATTCTTTATTAACTTTGAAGAAAGGAGAACAGATATCTAACTTTA AGTTCGAAGGTGATAATCTATTGGCCCAAGCAGTTGCTTTCTATATTGCCGGCTTTGAAGCATCTTCGTCGGTTATTACATTTGCTCTTTACGAGTTAGCCACTCATCCAGAATACGAAGAACGTTTGTataatgagataaaaaaattcattaaaaatgacGAAATTACGATAGAGGCCTTAAACGAGATGACCTTCTTGGATGCTGTATTAGAAGAAACTTTGAGACTTTATCCTCCTTTGCCAGTAATTGATAGGAATACCTTAAGAGATTATaag CTGCCTGGGACGGATTTGACAATAAAGGAAGGTACACctgtttatatttctcttaatgGCATTAACACAGACAGCAAGTACTTTTCTAATCCAATTCAGTTCAATcctttgagagagaaagacgaaaaataCAATTCTATTGGTTGTCTTGCTTTTGGTATTGGGCCAAGATCATGCGTTGGTAAGTTTaccattatcttttctttttcccttccttttaagagactataa
- the LOC124955078 gene encoding cytochrome P450 6k1-like isoform X3 produces MLGYSIDINHFITILFLSLITLFLYSKYKLSYWNRLGVKCPPIHLIFGNFKDIIMFKNPAGVVLQNIYNFGDRDDDPYIGFYIFHKPALMIRDVRLIKQILVKDFNVFSDRIFGGKKEKDSVGLINLLGINQPKWKYLRTKITPTLTGQKLKKMIPLILKCCNPMLEYIDNKLANADDLNEFELKILSSKYTTDVISSLAFGITTNSFNENDTAFWKAEFEGDNLLAQAVAFYIAGFEASSSVITFALYELATHPEYEERLYNEIKKFIKNDEITIEALNEMTFLDAVLEETLRLYPPLPVIDRNTLRDYKLPGTDLTIKEGTPVYISLNGINTDSKYFSNPIQFNPLREKDEKYNSIGCLAFGIGPRSCVGQRLGILITKIAVVTLVMHYKMTLNHNKQNVFSPLTVFTNPASGVHVHLKRRTNKDS; encoded by the exons ATGCTTGGATATTCGATTGACATAAATCATTTCATtaccatattatttttatcattaattacaCTATTTTTGTactcaaaatataaattatcatattgGAATAGACTCGGAGTGAAATGTCCACCGATTCACTTGATATTTGGTAACTTCAAGGACAtcataatgtttaaaaatccAGCAGGAGTGGtacttcaaaatatatataattttggcGACCGTGACGACGACCCATACATCGGTTTCTACATTTTCCATAAGCCAGCTCTGATGATTAGAGATGTGAGgctaataaaacaaattctgGTGAAGGATTTTAACGTGTTTTCCGATCGAATATtcggaggaaagaaagaaaaggattcgGTTGGTTTAATTAATCTTCTTGGCATCAATCAACCAAAATGGAAATACCTGAGAACTAAGATAACACCTACTTTAACGGGACAAAAGTTGAAGAAAATGATtccattgatattaaaatgttgTAATCCAATGTTGGAATATATCGACAATAAACTAGCGAATGCTGATGATTTGAATGAGTTCGAGTTGAAAATTTTAAGTTCGAAATATACTACAGATGTTATCTCATCGTTGGCTTTCGGTATAACGACTAATTCATTCAACGAAAATGATACTGCATTTTGGAAAGCAG AGTTCGAAGGTGATAATCTATTGGCCCAAGCAGTTGCTTTCTATATTGCCGGCTTTGAAGCATCTTCGTCGGTTATTACATTTGCTCTTTACGAGTTAGCCACTCATCCAGAATACGAAGAACGTTTGTataatgagataaaaaaattcattaaaaatgacGAAATTACGATAGAGGCCTTAAACGAGATGACCTTCTTGGATGCTGTATTAGAAGAAACTTTGAGACTTTATCCTCCTTTGCCAGTAATTGATAGGAATACCTTAAGAGATTATaag CTGCCTGGGACGGATTTGACAATAAAGGAAGGTACACctgtttatatttctcttaatgGCATTAACACAGACAGCAAGTACTTTTCTAATCCAATTCAGTTCAATcctttgagagagaaagacgaaaaataCAATTCTATTGGTTGTCTTGCTTTTGGTATTGGGCCAAGATCATGCGTTG GTCAGAGACTAggaattttaataacaaagataGCAGTGGTCACATTGGTCATGCATTATAAAATGACTCTCAACCATAATAAGCAAAATGTATTTAGTCCTTTAACTGTATTCACGAATCCGGCGAGTGGAGTACACGTGCATTTAAAAAGACGTACGAATAAAGATAGTTAA